The nucleotide sequence TGACTCGAATGACGTTTTCGAGGTTCAATCTTGCAAGTGCGTCCGCCTCATTGCGCAGACGGGCGATCAGCACCTGGGGGCGTTGGCTCAAATTGTTGATCAGCTTGAGAGCCACGTCCCGTTCTAAATTGAGCTGGGTCGCTTTGTAGACGATCCCCATTCCTCCACGTCCGATTTCATCCATCACTCGGAAACCGGGGACTGAGGGTAAGTCAGGGGGGCGAATTCGGGCGAACTCATCTTCACTCATGGAACGGGTTTCGGCCAATCGAGCCCCCAGCATCCTGTCCATGCACCCCAGAATCTCGATGCGTCGGGTCAATTCGTGGACGAGGTCAGTGCGCGGTCCGCACAGTTGCTCAGGGGACTTTGGAGTTTGAGAATGGCATGCGTCTTCCCAATCCAGTAGCAGCTCGGCCAACAGCTCTTCGTCGGACAGTGGTTGATCCATGTTCACGAAGAGTGTTCCCGATGAGGTACGAAGCGGTGTGGGATCAGGCGTGCTGACTGGAATCCCACGAACGATCAATCAGTTTTTTCAAGTTCAGCCTGGCGGATTGCCAGTAACGACGAAGCTGGCGTTCGCTGACGTTCAGCACTTTTGCTGCCTCGGCCTGCGTCAGATCGTGGTACCACAGCAGATCAAACACACGCCGCTCGAATTCAGGAAGAAGTTCGATAGAAGAATGGAATTCCGACCAGACAGAAAGTGAATACGGGCCGGACTGTTTGTCGTAAGAAACCATCGGGAGTTGGGCGCCTTCCGACATCAGTGAGCCGGGTATCGGAGTTTCATGGTGGGCTCCCATCCCTTCCGGACCAAGGTAGTGGCGGGCCATGTCGGTCAGCTCGCGCCGCATCAGGGCCGCTGCGAAGCTGAGAAAATCCTCAACAG is from Schlesneria sp. DSM 10557 and encodes:
- a CDS encoding RNA polymerase sigma factor, giving the protein MSDTTVVIENCLDRLKRGELDARDELMSRISHRLLALARRMMRDSPRVGRWEQPEDLMQGAVMRLHSALASIVPQTVEDFLSFAAALMRRELTDMARHYLGPEGMGAHHETPIPGSLMSEGAQLPMVSYDKQSGPYSLSVWSEFHSSIELLPEFERRVFDLLWYHDLTQAEAAKVLNVSERQLRRYWQSARLNLKKLIDRSWDSSQHA